Proteins found in one Neodiprion lecontei isolate iyNeoLeco1 chromosome 6, iyNeoLeco1.1, whole genome shotgun sequence genomic segment:
- the LOC107226997 gene encoding gephyrin isoform X2, with the protein MFSICLKKDRAVASNMASVTFGILTISDTCASGNKTDNSGPELERLISSDLTETGRLIKGQVTCRTVVPDDEYQIMATLTRWSDIFKVNVILTTGGTGFSERDVTPEATKKILEKEAPGLSAAMLMASLKATPMGMLSRAVCGIRKKTLIVNLPGSTKAVKECFEAIARVIPHAVDLILAERTKVTNTHTQMQNRQEHHCSHHQSTISSARMASVADRLRESPYTMISVDAALGIISKSLHILDAEIINVWDSYGRVITDDIYAYCDLPPFRASIKDGYAVIASDGKGLRQVLGGTEAGQTPGTVKLVRGTCVRVNTGAPIPNEATAVVQVEDTKLIKTSNDGLEEGEIDILIEPKEGLDIRPIGSDIQNDSLILKAHTKIGAAEMGILAACGCTKVRVTQLSSVGVLSTGNELQQAGEPLKPGHVYDSNKITLMMMLRENGYSPKDCGIAKDDENAMINALKEALEEVDVLLTSGSVSMGDKDMLKPILENVFKATIHFGRVNMKPGKPTTYATCEHNGKTKYILCLPGNPVSAMVTGHLFALPLLKCLSGDSSKPVVVTAKLTTSYKLDPRPEYARAILIWEEEDPIPKAQSTGNQISSKLLSCKNANALLMLPGWTKERPQLKEGDLVNARLMGFNQNSA; encoded by the exons ATGTTTTCGATTTGCCTAAAAAAAGATAGAGCAGTTGCTAGCAACATGGCATCTGTAACATTTGGCATATTGACCA taAGCGACACCTGTGCCAGTGGTAATAAGACCGACAATAGTGGTCCCGAATTGGAGCGATTAATTAGCAGTGATCTAACAGAAACTGGGCGACTGATCAAGGGGCAGGTCACATGTAGAACCGTTGTTCCTGACGATGAGTATCAAATTATG GCAACGCTGACTCGATGGTCTGACATTTTCAAAGTAAATGTAATTTTGACCACCGGAGGAACTGGATTTTCAGAACGAGATGTTACCCCAGAGGCTACAAAAAAGATTCTTGAAAAGGAGGCACCAGGACTGTCCGCGGCTATGCTTATGGCAAGTCTGAAAGCAACACCAATGGGAATGTTGTCAAG aGCAGTTTGTGGAATTCGTAAGAAGACTCTCATTGTTAATCTACCTGGATCAACAAAGGCTGTGAAGGAATGCTTTGAAGCTATCGCCAGGGTGATTCCCCATGCAGTTGACTTAATTTTAGCAGAGCGCACAAAAGTTACTAATACTCACACTCAGATGCAAAATCGCCAAGAGCATCATTGTTCTCACCATCAATCAACCATTTCTTCT GCTCGTATGGCAAGTGTTGCAGATAGACTTAGAGAGTCACCGTACACTATGATCTCAGTGGACGCAGCACTAGGGATCATAAGTAAATCACTGCACATTTTAGATGCAGAGATTATAAATGTTTGGGACTCCTACGGTAGAGTAATCACAGATGATATTTACGCCTACTGCGATTTACCTCCATTCAGAGCATCTATTAAAGACGGATACGCCGTTATTGCCTCGGACGGTAAAGGTCTGCGACAAGTGTTAGGTGGCACAGAAGCAGGGCAAACA cCAGGTACGGTAAAGCTTGTTCGTGGGACATGTGTCAGGGTAAACACAGGAGCCCCCATTCCCAATG AGGCGACCGCAGTTGTGCAAGTTGAAGACACTAAGCTCATTAAAACTAGTAATGACGGTCTAGAGGAAGGAGAAATCGACATATTAATTGAACCAAAAGAAGGGCTGGACATCAG ACCCATTGGTAGCGACATTCAAAATGACAGTTTGATTTTAAAAGCACATACCAAAATAGGAGCAGCTGAAATGGGAATTTTAGCTGCGTGCGGTTGCACTAAAGTTAGAGTAACGCAATTGTCATCAGTTGGAGTTTTATCTACAGGCAACGAATTACAGCAGGCCGGAGAACCACTTAAACCTGGTCACGTTTATGACAGCAATAAAATAACACTGATGATGATGCTTAGGGAAAATGGGTACAGTCCAAAAGACTGTGGGATTGCTAAGGATGA CGAGAATGCAATGATCAACGCGTTGAAAGAAGCACTTGAAGAAGTTGACGTCCTGCTAACCTCTGGATCTGTTTCGATGGGTGACAAAGACATGCTGAAACCGATTTTAGAAAACGTTTTTAAAGCCACTATACATTTCG GACGAGTCAATATGAAGCCAGGAAAACCGACAACGTATGCCACTTGCGAGCATAATggcaaaacaaaatatatattgtgtTTGCCCGGTAATCCTGTATCTGCAATGGTAACAGGACATTTGTTTGCATTGCCATTACTCAAATGCCTCAGCGGAGATTCATCAAAACCAGTTGTCGTAACTGCTAAG TTGACCACTTCCTACAAGCTAGACCCACGACCGGAATATGCTAGAGCTATTTTAATATGGGAGGAAGAGGATCCAATTCCAAAAGCGCAAAGTACGGGAAATCAAATCAGCAGTAAGCTACTTAGTTGTAAAAATGCGAATGCGTTGTTGATGCTGCCTGGATGGACAAAGGAGAGACCGCAATTGAAAGAAGGGGATTTAGTTAATGCACGATTGATGGGATTCAATCAGAATTCCGCATGA
- the LOC107226997 gene encoding gephyrin isoform X1 has product MVNFLHWSYYEFEIVIVGMKIGIINSCYKKVSDTCASGNKTDNSGPELERLISSDLTETGRLIKGQVTCRTVVPDDEYQIMATLTRWSDIFKVNVILTTGGTGFSERDVTPEATKKILEKEAPGLSAAMLMASLKATPMGMLSRAVCGIRKKTLIVNLPGSTKAVKECFEAIARVIPHAVDLILAERTKVTNTHTQMQNRQEHHCSHHQSTISSARMASVADRLRESPYTMISVDAALGIISKSLHILDAEIINVWDSYGRVITDDIYAYCDLPPFRASIKDGYAVIASDGKGLRQVLGGTEAGQTPGTVKLVRGTCVRVNTGAPIPNEATAVVQVEDTKLIKTSNDGLEEGEIDILIEPKEGLDIRPIGSDIQNDSLILKAHTKIGAAEMGILAACGCTKVRVTQLSSVGVLSTGNELQQAGEPLKPGHVYDSNKITLMMMLRENGYSPKDCGIAKDDENAMINALKEALEEVDVLLTSGSVSMGDKDMLKPILENVFKATIHFGRVNMKPGKPTTYATCEHNGKTKYILCLPGNPVSAMVTGHLFALPLLKCLSGDSSKPVVVTAKLTTSYKLDPRPEYARAILIWEEEDPIPKAQSTGNQISSKLLSCKNANALLMLPGWTKERPQLKEGDLVNARLMGFNQNSA; this is encoded by the exons ATggtcaattttttacattggAGTTATTATGAGTTcgaaattgttattgttggaatgaaaattggaattATTAACAGTTGTTATAAAAAAG taAGCGACACCTGTGCCAGTGGTAATAAGACCGACAATAGTGGTCCCGAATTGGAGCGATTAATTAGCAGTGATCTAACAGAAACTGGGCGACTGATCAAGGGGCAGGTCACATGTAGAACCGTTGTTCCTGACGATGAGTATCAAATTATG GCAACGCTGACTCGATGGTCTGACATTTTCAAAGTAAATGTAATTTTGACCACCGGAGGAACTGGATTTTCAGAACGAGATGTTACCCCAGAGGCTACAAAAAAGATTCTTGAAAAGGAGGCACCAGGACTGTCCGCGGCTATGCTTATGGCAAGTCTGAAAGCAACACCAATGGGAATGTTGTCAAG aGCAGTTTGTGGAATTCGTAAGAAGACTCTCATTGTTAATCTACCTGGATCAACAAAGGCTGTGAAGGAATGCTTTGAAGCTATCGCCAGGGTGATTCCCCATGCAGTTGACTTAATTTTAGCAGAGCGCACAAAAGTTACTAATACTCACACTCAGATGCAAAATCGCCAAGAGCATCATTGTTCTCACCATCAATCAACCATTTCTTCT GCTCGTATGGCAAGTGTTGCAGATAGACTTAGAGAGTCACCGTACACTATGATCTCAGTGGACGCAGCACTAGGGATCATAAGTAAATCACTGCACATTTTAGATGCAGAGATTATAAATGTTTGGGACTCCTACGGTAGAGTAATCACAGATGATATTTACGCCTACTGCGATTTACCTCCATTCAGAGCATCTATTAAAGACGGATACGCCGTTATTGCCTCGGACGGTAAAGGTCTGCGACAAGTGTTAGGTGGCACAGAAGCAGGGCAAACA cCAGGTACGGTAAAGCTTGTTCGTGGGACATGTGTCAGGGTAAACACAGGAGCCCCCATTCCCAATG AGGCGACCGCAGTTGTGCAAGTTGAAGACACTAAGCTCATTAAAACTAGTAATGACGGTCTAGAGGAAGGAGAAATCGACATATTAATTGAACCAAAAGAAGGGCTGGACATCAG ACCCATTGGTAGCGACATTCAAAATGACAGTTTGATTTTAAAAGCACATACCAAAATAGGAGCAGCTGAAATGGGAATTTTAGCTGCGTGCGGTTGCACTAAAGTTAGAGTAACGCAATTGTCATCAGTTGGAGTTTTATCTACAGGCAACGAATTACAGCAGGCCGGAGAACCACTTAAACCTGGTCACGTTTATGACAGCAATAAAATAACACTGATGATGATGCTTAGGGAAAATGGGTACAGTCCAAAAGACTGTGGGATTGCTAAGGATGA CGAGAATGCAATGATCAACGCGTTGAAAGAAGCACTTGAAGAAGTTGACGTCCTGCTAACCTCTGGATCTGTTTCGATGGGTGACAAAGACATGCTGAAACCGATTTTAGAAAACGTTTTTAAAGCCACTATACATTTCG GACGAGTCAATATGAAGCCAGGAAAACCGACAACGTATGCCACTTGCGAGCATAATggcaaaacaaaatatatattgtgtTTGCCCGGTAATCCTGTATCTGCAATGGTAACAGGACATTTGTTTGCATTGCCATTACTCAAATGCCTCAGCGGAGATTCATCAAAACCAGTTGTCGTAACTGCTAAG TTGACCACTTCCTACAAGCTAGACCCACGACCGGAATATGCTAGAGCTATTTTAATATGGGAGGAAGAGGATCCAATTCCAAAAGCGCAAAGTACGGGAAATCAAATCAGCAGTAAGCTACTTAGTTGTAAAAATGCGAATGCGTTGTTGATGCTGCCTGGATGGACAAAGGAGAGACCGCAATTGAAAGAAGGGGATTTAGTTAATGCACGATTGATGGGATTCAATCAGAATTCCGCATGA
- the LOC107226995 gene encoding CLK4-associating serine/arginine rich protein, translating into MSFSVKKTGGRMWHEARKQEKKIRGMLVDYRRRAERRRDYYEKIKSDPTQFLQLHGRPCKIHLDPAVAAAGASPANMMPWQGNDENLIDRFDVRAHLDWIPEAPDTIDVDIALTSEDRHINYERYRIIVQNEFLGVTEEKFLHQIHIEEQFGSATKPDAAKDKKKSNANAAIGYNYETEEPISDPIKPVETIGVEDKPEDEDSDIDLDICVDVSQIEPSQAHEMNQVAQKYGLLGADYFSFLTQDVEEAETLRQARKQEEEKAMYSGRRSRRERRAFREKKMIGRVMSPPSYAARESPEYNPYRKSSSKSRSRSASPINAGQITYITSFGGEEEAPGSSSQITTTNIKKVTYSHLKRRRSESPVFTDRTISRRISKSRSRSTSRSLTRSKSYRSRDRRRSNSHSRLRSTGSRSTRHAKSRTRSRSRHRHSGSRLQQRSRTRSVSRSSSKSRSRSRSRSRSRSRSRSRQRRLRSSSRSSSSISKSKSRSRSRNRSRSKESYRRRRYSQSRSRSRSNTRRSKSVDNKTPALPRYYGRRGKSSSLELELSDNDEKSIPPAPKPPIISASVNKPKAGLSTYSGGGYKSSKTTPQERLKKKMQALLNRQYKADKKAEQLRIEKMEQQRQDREDEIREMSLKLRRRQRELRHKYEGHTSDSNSSNSCSPSPNRSPRLQVIRRERRDRDIRDIDIGSDRDRDRDRDRERERERERERERERERDRDRDRDRERERERDRERERERDRRDDRNKDRHDSRRRHKESPRPTSSPRNNRGLVDY; encoded by the exons ATGAGTTTTTCCGTGAAAAAAACTGGCGGACGGATGTGGCACGAGGCACGGAAGCAGGAGAAGAAGATTCGTGGAATGTTGGTTGACTACCGTCGACGGGCGGAACGTCGCCGGgattattatgaaaaaatt AAATCAGATCCCACTCAGTTTCTGCAATTACATGGTAGGCCATGCAAGATTCACCTTGATCCAGCTGTGGCAGCTGCCGGTGCTAGCCCTGCTAACAT GATGCCGTGGCAAGGGAATGACGAAAATCTAATTGACCGTTTTGATGTCAGAGCGCATCTAGATTGGATTCCAGAAGCTCCTGATACTATAGATGTTGACATTGCGCTAACCAGTGAAGATAGGCATATCAATTATGAACGTTATCGTATAATCGTTCAAAACGAATTTCTTGGAG TAACAgaggaaaaatttctacatcAAATTCACATAGAGGAACAGTTTGGTTCTGCCACCAAGCCCGATGCAGctaaagataaaaagaaatcaaatgcCAATGCTGCTATCGGATATAACTATGAGACAGAAGAACCCATTTCAGATCCAATCAAGCCAGTAGAAACCATCGGTGTAGAGGATAAACCAGAAGACGAAGATAGTGATATTGATTTAG ACATTTGTGTGGATGTATCGCAAATAGAACCATCGCAAGCCCATGAAATGAATCAGGTAGCTCAAAAGTATGGCCTGCTTGGTGCTGACTACTTCAGTTTCTTGACACAAGATGtcgaagaagcagaaacaCTACGGCAGGCTCGCAAGCAAGAGGAAGAGAAGGCCATGTATTCG GGTCGACGATCGAGGAGAGAAAGACGGGCGTTtcgggaaaagaaaatgattggTCGAGTCATGAGTCCACCAAG TTACGCAGCCAGAGAGAGCCCGGAATACAATCCTTATAGAAAATCATCTTCGAAGTCCCGCTCAAGATCTGCTTCTCCAATCAATGCTGGACAAATTACCTACATCACAAGCTTTGgtggagaagaagaagcaCCTGGTAGTTCGTCCCAGATTACTAcaacaaatataaaaaaagttaCTTATTCTCATTTGAAGAGAAGGCGATCAGAAAGTCCCGTCTTCACGGACAGAACGATTTCCCGAAGAATTTCGAAATCCAGATCACGAAGTACTTCCAGATCGTTAACTAGATCAAAATCATACAGGTCGCGTGACAGGAGAAGAAGTAACTCACATTCTAG ATTGAGAAGCACAGGTTCCAGATCAACCAGACATGCAAAATCTAGAACCCGAAGTCGCTCGAGACACAGACATTCAGGAAGTAGATTACAACAACGCTCACGTACCCGAAGTGTATCAAGATCAAGTTCAAAATCAAGGTCTAGGTCGCGTTCGAGGTCTAGATCTAGATCTAGATCACGGTCACGTCAAAGAAGGTTACGGTCTTCCTCGCGCAGTAGTTCTTCAATTTCGAAATCAAAGTCGCGATCCAGATCACGAAACAGGAGTCGGTCCAAAGAGAGTTATCGCAGAAGACGTTATTCTCAATCAAGATCAAGAAGTCGTTCCAACACAAGGCGATCCAAAAGTGTTGACAACAAAACACCTGCTTTACCTAG ATATTATGGTCGGAGAGGCAAGTCTTCCAGTTTAGAGTTGGAATTGTCTgataacgatgaaaaaagtattccACCGGCGCCTAAGCCTCCGATAATCAGCGCAAGCGT GAACAAGCCAAAAGCAGGGTTAAGTACATATTCTGGTGGCGGATACAAA TCTTCAAAAACCACACCTCAAGAGCGGCTTAAGAAGAAAATGCAAGCACTGCTTAACAGgcaat ATAAAGCAGATAAAAAAGCTGAGCAGCTACGAATTGAGAAAATGGAGCAGCAAAGGCAGGATCGTGAAGATGAGATTCGAGAGATGTCCTTAAAGCTACGTCGAAG gcAAAGAGAGTTGAGGCATAAATATGAAGGGCATACTTCTGACAGTAATTCCTCAAATTCGTGCAGTCCGAGTCCAAATCGTAGCCCCAGACTCCAAGTGATCCGGAGAGAAAGAAGAGACAGAGACATTAGAGATATTGATATTGGAAGTGACCGGGATAGGGACAGGGACAGGGACAGGGAGAGGGagcgggagagagagagggagagagaaagggagagggagagggataGGGATAGGGATAGAGAccgggaaagagagagagagagggacaGGGAACGGGAAAGGGAAAGAGACAGACGTGATGATAGGAACAAAGACAGGCATGATTCGCGAAGAAGGCACAAGGAATCTCCAAGGCCAACTTCCAGTCCTAGGAATAATCG GGGTCTAGTTGACTATTGA